A DNA window from Anastrepha ludens isolate Willacy chromosome 6, idAnaLude1.1, whole genome shotgun sequence contains the following coding sequences:
- the LOC128866604 gene encoding glycerol-3-phosphate acyltransferase 3 isoform X4 — protein MFCTALLEFFCIPFIVFITFLIILSAVNKSVGVRRAYVKLLLKIFEFGRLSIESAAKERQKKDGEESCNVSIEAKANDINISYAKKTGSSIPTTNGNTLISRDSVLLPTTNEPSAADCDNSSKDEEIRFNLEKCLDYIKAGVESIIEDEVTSRFEAEELKSWNLLTRTNRRYEFISWKITLIWMAGFAVRYFILMPLRVFVCFVGVCVAVIANSLAALIPFEFLRHPCADLAFKITFRLMTRSLSAVITFHNTELKPKGSGFCVANHTSPLDVAILSTDCTFSLVVWLTVCTAIVGYIKDGEYKRRMVDQVLGHCFSVLSSAISAVIYYHNMENRPTNGICVANHTSPIDVLVLMCDKTYSLIGQRHGGFLGLLQRALARASPHIWFERGEAKDRHAVAERLRQHVSNPNNPPILIFPEGTCINNTSVMQFKKGSFEVGGVIYPVAIKYI, from the exons ATGTTCTGCACGGCGCTTTTAGAGTTTTTCTGCATTccctttattgtatttataacaTTTCTAATTATATTGTCTGCGGTGAATAAATCCGTCGGTGTACGAAGAGCATACGTAAAACTTTTGCTAAAGATATTTGAG ttCGGTCGTCTGAGCATTGAATCTGCTGCGAAAGAACGTCAGAAAAAAGATGGTGAGGAGTCTTGTAATGTCTCAATAGAAGCCAAGGCTAATGACATTAATATATCTTACGCAAAAAAAACTGGATCCAGTATACCAACTACAAATGGTAATACGTTAATTAGTAGAGATAGCGTACTTCTTCCAACAACCAACGAGCCTTCGGCTGCGGACTGTGATAACTCTTCAAAAGAT GAGGAAATTCggtttaatttggaaaaatgcCTAGACTACATTAAAGCAGGTGTTGAATCTATTATCGAGGATGAAGTGACATCACGTTTTGAAGCGGAGGAATTAAAAAGCTGGAATTTATTAACGCGTACAAATCGTCGCTATGAATTTATATCGTGGAAGATAACATTAATTTGGATGGCTGGCTTTGCTGTGCGTTACTTCATTTTGATGCCCCTACGAGTTTTTGTATGCTTTGTTGGC GTCTGTGTTGCAGTCATTGCTAATAGCTTAGCTGCGCTGATTCCCTTCGAATTTCTTCGACATCCCTGCGCAGATTTAgcttttaaaattacttttcgCCTCATGACACGTTCTCTGTCGGCAGTTATTACTTTCCACAATACAGAACTCAAACCAAAAGGTTCTGGTTTTTGTGTGGCAAATCACACTTCTCCCTTGGACGTCGCTATTCTTTCAACTGACTGTACTTTCTCTTTG GTAGTTTGGTTGACTGTTTGTACGGCTATAGTTGGATATATTAAAGATGGTGAATATAAAAGGCGAATGGTAGACCAAGTACTTGGTCATTGCTTTTCGGTGCTTTCCAGTGCAATTTCAGCCGTAATTTATTATCATAATATGGAAAATCGACCCACAAATGGGATTTGTGTCGCTAACCATACCAGCCCAATCGATGTATTAGTACTTATGTGTGATAAAACGTATTCATTg attgGTCAACGGCATGGTGGATTTTTGGGTTTGCTGCAGCGAGCATTAGCTCGTGCCTCGCCTCACATTTGGTTTGAAAGGGGAGAAGCAAAGGATCGACATGCAGTAGCTGAACGTCTTAGACAACACGTATCAAATCCAAATAACCCTCCAATATTGATATTTCCTGAGGGTACCTGCATAAACAACACGTCCGTTATGCAATTTAAAAAGGGCAGCTTCGAAGTTGGAGGAGTCATTTACCCAGTAGCTATTAAGTAC
- the LOC128866611 gene encoding eukaryotic translation initiation factor 5A, with protein sequence MAEMDDHHFETGDSGASQTYPMQCSALRKNGFVMLKGRPCKIVEMSTSKTGKHGHAKVHMVGIDIFTNKKYEDICPSTHNMDVPHVKREDYQLTDISDDGFLTLMSDNGEIREDLKVPEGDLGNSLRSDFDNGKDLLCTVLKSCGEECVIALKTNTALDK encoded by the exons ATGGCCGAAATGGATGATCATCATTTTGAGACTGGCGACTCTGGGGCATCTCAAACATATCCGATGCAATGCTCAGCTTTACGCAAAAATGGATTTGTTATGCTAAAAGGACGGCCGTGCAAGATAGTTGAGATGTCTACCTCAAAAACTGGAAAACATGGTCATGCTAAAGTTCATATGGTAGGCATcgatatatttacaaataaaaa ATATGAAGATATCTGCCCCTCGACCCATAACATGGATGTACCACACGTAAAACGAGAGGATTATCAGTTGACTGATATAAGCGATGACGGTTTTCTCACTTTGATGTCAGATAACGGTGAAATTCGTGAGGATTTAAAAGTACCAGAGGGCGACCTTGGAAACTCCCTAAGATCTGACTTCGACAACGGAAAGGATCTTCTA TGTACAGTCCTTAAATCATGTGGTGAAGAATGTGTAATCGCTCTCAAAACCAATACCGCTCTGGACAAGTAA
- the LOC128866018 gene encoding 60S ribosomal protein L12, which produces MPPKFDPTEIKLVYLRCVGGEVGATSSLAPKIGPLGLSPKKVGDDIAKATGDWKGLKITVCLTIQNRQAAISVVPSAASLIIKALKEPPRDRKKQKNIKHSGNVTFDDILSIARTMRPRSMARNIEGTCKEILGTAQSVGCTVDGRPPHDIIDDINSGSVEIPSE; this is translated from the exons ATGCCGCCAAAATTCGATCCTACGGAGATTAAATTag tttatttgcGATGCGTCGGTGGAGAGGTTGGAGCTACATCTTCCCTGGCTCCTAAAATTGGTCCACTGGGTTTG TCGCCGAAAAAAGTTGGAGACGATATTGCTAAAGCCACTGGAGACTGGAAAGGTCTTAAAATTACAGTTTGTTTGACCATTCAAAACCGTCAGGCTGCTATTTCAGTGGTTCCATCAGCCGCTTCACTAATTATTAAGGCCCTTAAAGAACCTCCGCGTGACAGGAAGAAGCAGAAAAACA tTAAGCACAGTGGCAACGTTACATTTGACGACATCCTTTCAATAGCAAGAACAATGAGACCTAGGTCAATGGCTCGCAATATAGAAGGCACTTGTAAAGAAATTTTGGGAACGGCGCAAAGTGTTGGTTGCACCGTTGACGGAAGGCCGCCTCATGACATTATCGATGACATTAACAGTGGTTCTGTAGAAATTCCTTCCGAATAG